A genomic segment from Ciconia boyciana chromosome 5, ASM3463844v1, whole genome shotgun sequence encodes:
- the LOC140652360 gene encoding interleukin-8-like, which translates to MGPHLRLVLVLVLLLAAALCRGAPLAGELRCRCVRTVSEVIPPRRLARVELVAEGPHCAVPEVIATTKQGQTVCLNPSAPWVKLIVTRILNSSHNQL; encoded by the exons ATGGGCCCGCACCTCCGCCTCGTCCTcgtcctcgtcctcctcctgGCCGCCGCTCTCTGCCGGG GTGCGCCGCTGGCCGGGGAGCTGCGCTGCCGCTGCGTGCGGACCGTCTCCGAGGTGATCCCGCCGCGGCGCCTGGCCCGCGTGGAGCTCGTCGCCGAGGGGCCGCACTGCGCCGTGCCCGAGGTCAT AGCCACGACGAAGCAGGGACAGACGGTCTGCCTGAACCCCTCCGCGCCCTGGGTCAAGCTCATCGTCACCAGGATCCTCAACAG CTCACATAACCAGCTCTGA